The window TTTTAGAATTGGTGCATAAGTGCGTGTTGGACTAAGTACCAGTTTTCCTGCAGTCACGGATTTCGAATTACTTTCCGGGATTTGGATTTCATCCGTTAGTGATTTACTTCCTGAATACACAACGGAACTATCCAACTGAGTGTCGTATGTTTCGGGATATTTCTGTGCAACTTTTTTGTTGAATACGTCGTGTCTTGCAGAAGTAAGACCGTTGCTGCCCATGCCACCATTGTATTGATCTTCATAGGAAGCTTGTCCATAGGAAGCAAGTCCAACAATGACATCTCCCGGTTGTATCCGATCATTCGAGATCACATCTTTTCTTTTCATCCTGCATGTGACAGTAGAGTCAACAATGACGGTTCTGACCAAATCTCCCACATCAGCTGTTTCGCCTCCTGTGGAATAGATACTGATGCCGTATTCCCGCATCGTCGAAAGGAATTCTTCCGTTCCTTCAATCAATGCTGTAATGACTTCACCGGGAATCAGTTTTTTATTTCTGCCAATCGTAGAGGAAAGAAGGATATTATCGGTTGCACCTACACACAAGAGATCGTCCGTATTCATCACAATGGCATCCTGTGCTATTCCTTTCCATACACTCATGTCACCGGTTTCTTTCCAATAAGCATAAGCCAATGAAGATTTAGTACCGGCTCCATCCGCATGCATCACGATACAGTAATCTTCATCGCCCGACAAGGTATCCGGAACAATTTTGCAAAACGCTTTCGGAAAAAGTCCTTTGTCGAGTTTCTGGATGGCTTTGTGTACATCTTCCTTACTCGCGGATACTCCACGACTGCTGTATTTTGATTCCTTATTCATGGTGAGGAATAATTGAGACTTTGAGGATTTTTCTTCAATACAATTTATTCAGGCAGGTATAAAAACAAAGGCGTCTCGCCACACGGGGTGCGAGACGCCTTCGTTCTTAAGCAAAGCTACTTCGCGATGCGAATCTTCTTACCGGTGCGGAATTCGTCCTCACCAACTCCTTTGTTCAGTTTCTTCAGATCAGCGGGTTTCATTTCGAGTTTCTTCGCGATATCCGCCCACTTCTTATCATCCTTGGTGAGTGTATAGAATTTTTTATTGTAATCTGTATAATCTCCTTTCAGATCGACACGGAGTTCCATTCCTTCGTCGATAGGTTCACCTTTCAGGCTGTTCAATTCTTTCAGTTCTTTCACAGTCATGCCGTACTTCTTAGCAATAGCAGTGAACGTGTCAGCCTTTTTGCAAACATAAATTTCACCGGGACCTGATTTCTCAGCCACAGCGGAAGGAACAGAATCAGTTTTTGCAGCCGGAGTCGCAGGAGCTTCTTTCACTTCAACTTTCGTAGCGACAGTAGCATCTTCAACCGGTTTCACATTCAGGCTACTGGAATCAACGAGGGTTTTAGCCGGAGCTTCATTGATGTTATCAATCGCTGATTGTCCCTTCACATAGTTCGTGCGAAGTACTTTGAATTCCGTACGACGATTCAACTGATGTGCTTCTTCTTTGACTTTGGTTGATTTCAATTTACTGATGAACTCATCCGTCATTACATCCCCGGATTTAAAGTTGCCGATTTCTCTATCGAGAACACGTGGTTCACGTGCGCCATAACCTTTGGCATACAAACGATCAGCTTCGATTCCATGCTGGATAAGGTATTTTACAACGGATTCCGCACGACGTTGGGAAAGTGTATCATTTGTCATTGGAATAGGACGGGAGTCAGTGTGTGATCCCAACTCAATTACAATAGTAGGATTGTCTTTCATGGTTTCAACCAGTCCGTCGAGAGCTTTCTTTGACTCAGGACGAAGATCCCATTTCGCGAGATCATAATAAATGTCCGGAAGTTCAATAGAGCGTAACATAGAGCGCAAAGCAAAATCAAAATCTCCGATGAAATCCTTGCTTTGCTCTAGTCCGATGGTTGAAACTTCAAGATATTTGTTCAGATAGTTTTTATTGGTTGCGGAAAGCTTGTAGGTAGTTTCCGGTTTCAAATCAAATTTGTAAGTGCCGGTCGCGTCAGTTTTGAATGGAATTGATGTGCCATCACTACCGAACAACTCGATATTCGCGCCTTCAATATTGGCTTTTGTATCGGCATCAAATACACGACCAGAAACAGTAAAGATCAGTGGTGGTAAATACCATGTGTAAATATCATCTCCGCCTTTTCCACCCTCACGGTTTGAGCTGAGGAATCCTTTATCTCCTGTAAGTTCATCAACAATAAATGCAAAATCATCTGCAGATGTATTTACAGGGTAACGAAGATTGACAGGAGTTTCCCAACCGCTTCCTGAAATTTTGGTCTGGAAAATGTCCAAGCCACCCATTCCCGGATGACCTTTAGAAGCGAAGTATAAAGTTCCATCACTGGTAATGGACGGGAACATTTCATCAAGTTCTGTATTTACTTTGTTCCCGAGATTTGACGGTTCTCCCCAGGATTTTTTCTTTTTGTCATACACAGTCATCCAGATGTCTTTTCCACCTTGTCCGCCCGGCATGTCCGAAACGAAATAAAGTGTTTGTTCATCGGGTGATAAGCTGGGTTGTCCAACGGTGAAACTGTCACCGGAAAGAGGAATCAATTTTGGTTCATCCCAGGTTTGACCTTTACGTTTTGTAAAATATATTTCACAACCGCCCATTTTACCACGCTCAACATCGCAACGAGTAAAGAACATGTCAACACCTTTCGAGTTGATTGATGCGCTACCATCATTTCCACCGGAATTGATAGGTTCGAGAAGTGGTTTTGGTGAACTCCATTTTCCTTTTTTGTCTACAGAAGCTTCGAAAAGATCCTGGAATTTTTCTCCTGTACCACCGTCTTCATTTTTTCCCATTGATTCCTGGCGTGCTGAAGTATAAATGATATGGCGGTGATCTTTATTCGAGTAGTTTGTTCCGAAATCTGAATACTTGGTATTGATGGCAGGAACATTTTCAACTTTGTAACGAGTGGGTTTATCCTTCCACTTTTGTGCCTGCTGGCAGGAACTGATTCCTAAATCGCCACGAGGATCAGCAGGATTTGCTTTTTTGAAATTGGTATACTGTACGATTGCTTCATCATACTTGCCGTTGAATTTCAAAGCGTCCGCATAATGCACAATTGCTTCCGGATCCTTAAAGTTTGCT of the Bacteroidota bacterium genome contains:
- a CDS encoding phosphoribosylformylglycinamidine cyclo-ligase, with the translated sequence MNKESKYSSRGVSASKEDVHKAIQKLDKGLFPKAFCKIVPDTLSGDEDYCIVMHADGAGTKSSLAYAYWKETGDMSVWKGIAQDAIVMNTDDLLCVGATDNILLSSTIGRNKKLIPGEVITALIEGTEEFLSTMREYGISIYSTGGETADVGDLVRTVIVDSTVTCRMKRKDVISNDRIQPGDVIVGLASYGQASYEDQYNGGMGSNGLTSARHDVFNKKVAQKYPETYDTQLDSSVVYSGSKSLTDEIQIPESNSKSVTAGKLVLSPTRTYAPILKKILDLHRDSIHGLVHNSGGGQTKVLHFVNNLHIIKDNLFPAPPLFKMIQEESKTDWKEMYQVFNMGHRMEVYCDAGLAAEIIQISKSFNVDAQIIGRCESHEGKKLTIKSEAGEFHYE
- a CDS encoding OmpA family protein; translation: MRLSKRFFLLFLLLSAFQISFAQRGPSFQAEQAFNKGDYYDAAALYKKAFTKEKNKVKRAEIIYKVAESYRLTNDFKNQEVWYAKALKANFKDPEAIVHYADALKFNGKYDEAIVQYTNFKKANPADPRGDLGISSCQQAQKWKDKPTRYKVENVPAINTKYSDFGTNYSNKDHRHIIYTSARQESMGKNEDGGTGEKFQDLFEASVDKKGKWSSPKPLLEPINSGGNDGSASINSKGVDMFFTRCDVERGKMGGCEIYFTKRKGQTWDEPKLIPLSGDSFTVGQPSLSPDEQTLYFVSDMPGGQGGKDIWMTVYDKKKKSWGEPSNLGNKVNTELDEMFPSITSDGTLYFASKGHPGMGGLDIFQTKISGSGWETPVNLRYPVNTSADDFAFIVDELTGDKGFLSSNREGGKGGDDIYTWYLPPLIFTVSGRVFDADTKANIEGANIELFGSDGTSIPFKTDATGTYKFDLKPETTYKLSATNKNYLNKYLEVSTIGLEQSKDFIGDFDFALRSMLRSIELPDIYYDLAKWDLRPESKKALDGLVETMKDNPTIVIELGSHTDSRPIPMTNDTLSQRRAESVVKYLIQHGIEADRLYAKGYGAREPRVLDREIGNFKSGDVMTDEFISKLKSTKVKEEAHQLNRRTEFKVLRTNYVKGQSAIDNINEAPAKTLVDSSSLNVKPVEDATVATKVEVKEAPATPAAKTDSVPSAVAEKSGPGEIYVCKKADTFTAIAKKYGMTVKELKELNSLKGEPIDEGMELRVDLKGDYTDYNKKFYTLTKDDKKWADIAKKLEMKPADLKKLNKGVGEDEFRTGKKIRIAK